From one Chlamydiifrater phoenicopteri genomic stretch:
- a CDS encoding rod shape-determining protein MreC, with amino-acid sequence MRNIEFLKRARIYLLIFLGVFGSLCLPKTLQERARIAFVDAYMTLFSWETNKEQKKSEAHFLETENFLLKKELESAKDLLRASYSIKKTSPVMEEFLRPYYDKSIEAKIIFRDPTCWGSSLWINVGKNCSVQKQSPVVCGKVLLGIIDYVGERQSRVRVVSDVGMKPSVASAKSSMKSGSIQILADRLVASLESLPQSCLEDEEKANFIRLITEFSRSICCEEDGPVFRGILFGSGNPLWSNTVDVLHGDGFYCYSGDIDKERLSLGDVLVTTGMDGVFPPGLLVAEVTKIFPLKEGACTFSLEAKSLISGLERLSWVSILPPMSFNPNDRPDIFGTPWD; translated from the coding sequence ATGCGCAACATCGAATTTCTTAAAAGAGCTAGGATCTATCTTTTGATTTTTTTAGGTGTTTTTGGTTCTTTATGTCTACCAAAGACCTTACAAGAAAGAGCTCGAATAGCTTTTGTTGACGCCTACATGACGTTGTTTAGCTGGGAAACTAACAAAGAACAAAAGAAATCAGAAGCGCATTTTTTGGAAACAGAAAACTTTTTATTAAAAAAAGAGCTGGAATCAGCAAAAGACCTACTTCGAGCTTCTTATAGTATAAAGAAAACCTCTCCCGTAATGGAAGAGTTTTTGCGCCCATACTATGATAAATCTATAGAAGCTAAGATAATTTTTAGAGATCCAACTTGTTGGGGGAGTTCTCTTTGGATTAATGTAGGAAAAAATTGTTCTGTCCAGAAACAAAGCCCTGTTGTTTGCGGTAAGGTTCTTCTGGGAATAATAGACTATGTGGGAGAAAGACAGTCCAGAGTTCGAGTTGTTTCTGATGTGGGAATGAAGCCCTCTGTAGCTTCTGCAAAAAGCTCTATGAAGTCTGGAAGTATCCAAATATTGGCAGATAGATTAGTAGCTTCTCTAGAATCTCTTCCACAAAGTTGTTTGGAAGATGAAGAAAAAGCAAATTTTATTCGTTTGATAACGGAGTTTTCTCGTTCTATTTGTTGCGAAGAAGACGGTCCTGTTTTCAGAGGAATTCTTTTTGGTTCTGGAAATCCCCTATGGAGCAACACTGTCGATGTCTTACACGGAGATGGATTTTACTGCTATTCTGGTGATATCGATAAGGAAAGATTAAGTCTTGGAGATGTTTTGGTAACAACTGGTATGGACGGAGTCTTTCCTCCAGGACTTCTTGTGGCAGAAGTGACAAAGATTTTTCCCCTAAAAGAAGGCGCTTGTACTTTTTCTTTGGAAGCAAAGTCTTTGATAAGTGGGTTAGAACGCTTATCTTGGGTAAGCATTTTACCCCCAATGTCATTTAACCCCAATGATAGGCCAGATATTTTTGGAACTCCGTGGGATTAA
- a CDS encoding MFS transporter: MKTSREISFKALVTTHFLTVLNDNLYKFLLVFFLVKDKTPQESTKILSIVSFCFALPFLLLAPFAGSLADRFKKRNIILFTRAVEVFCACLGTFLFYIQSEWGGYLVLILMASHTAIFGPAKLGILPEILPTEQLSRANGIMAAATYSASILGSCLASVFCGITGGSGVEKYVFISSFCVIFSLVGALIAFYIARSRVDNKNQKIQLFNFKEIWITLRATTSIRYLTSAIFLGSFFLLMGAYVQLEIVPFVQFDLGLPEHYGGFLFPMVAIGVGLGSYLAGVVSGKNIELAYTPLAGVGIGFFLMGLHFSSTLFSLIGCLFLLGVFGGFYQVPLHAYVQYVSPEHKRGRILAANNFLDFFGVLLTSFVLWFLGNVLQLDPGKSFAFIGWIVSLLSLGYLFFWREILYRLFCDVFLRRHFIKHFRLQVAPKSCFLCQVDDERELNKVLALLPRVTRVMPVIFKEELASRIFSFCFSVIRANLSSEESKASFSLALCQTISSIREGLERGESVCILCVGRAEKTLETLHSLLKENDLTAQNLALRANDHNKFFLDLDI, encoded by the coding sequence ATGAAAACATCCAGAGAGATATCTTTTAAAGCTTTAGTTACGACTCATTTTCTTACAGTATTAAACGATAACCTGTACAAGTTTCTTTTAGTCTTTTTCCTTGTGAAGGACAAGACTCCTCAAGAGAGTACGAAGATACTGTCCATAGTCAGCTTCTGTTTTGCTTTACCGTTTCTTTTATTAGCTCCTTTTGCGGGATCTTTAGCGGATAGGTTTAAAAAAAGAAATATCATCTTGTTTACCCGAGCCGTAGAGGTTTTCTGCGCCTGCCTCGGGACTTTCTTATTTTATATTCAGTCCGAATGGGGTGGGTATTTAGTATTGATTTTAATGGCTTCCCACACGGCCATTTTTGGTCCAGCAAAGCTCGGTATATTACCAGAAATTTTGCCTACAGAGCAACTATCTCGTGCCAATGGCATTATGGCCGCTGCAACGTATTCTGCTAGCATTTTGGGCTCTTGCTTGGCCTCTGTGTTTTGTGGAATTACTGGGGGAAGTGGGGTTGAAAAATATGTTTTTATAAGCTCTTTTTGTGTGATTTTTTCTTTGGTAGGAGCGCTCATAGCCTTCTACATAGCTAGAAGTCGTGTAGATAATAAAAATCAAAAAATTCAGCTGTTTAATTTTAAGGAAATTTGGATAACTCTGAGAGCTACGACATCCATTCGCTACTTGACTTCTGCGATCTTTTTAGGTTCTTTCTTTCTCCTCATGGGAGCTTATGTACAATTGGAAATTGTTCCCTTCGTTCAGTTCGATTTGGGTTTGCCTGAACATTACGGGGGATTTCTGTTTCCTATGGTTGCTATAGGTGTTGGCTTAGGCTCATACTTGGCTGGGGTTGTTTCCGGGAAAAACATAGAGTTGGCTTACACTCCTCTAGCTGGCGTAGGTATAGGATTTTTCCTAATGGGGCTGCATTTCTCTTCTACGCTTTTTTCTTTGATAGGTTGTCTATTTCTCCTTGGTGTTTTCGGAGGTTTTTATCAAGTTCCCCTGCACGCTTATGTTCAGTACGTCAGTCCAGAACATAAGCGAGGGAGGATTCTTGCTGCTAATAATTTCTTAGACTTTTTTGGAGTCTTGTTGACTTCCTTTGTTTTGTGGTTTTTAGGGAATGTTTTGCAACTAGACCCAGGAAAAAGCTTCGCTTTTATTGGTTGGATTGTTTCTCTTTTGAGTTTGGGATACCTCTTCTTTTGGAGAGAGATTTTATACAGACTGTTTTGTGACGTTTTCTTGCGGCGCCATTTTATAAAACACTTTCGTTTACAAGTGGCTCCCAAATCTTGTTTTCTTTGCCAAGTTGATGACGAAAGGGAGTTAAACAAAGTTTTAGCGCTACTTCCTAGAGTAACTCGAGTCATGCCAGTGATTTTTAAAGAAGAGCTAGCTTCGCGAATATTTTCTTTCTGTTTCTCTGTTATCAGAGCTAATTTATCCTCTGAAGAGTCTAAGGCTTCTTTTAGTTTGGCTTTGTGTCAAACGATCAGTTCTATTCGAGAGGGGTTAGAAAGGGGCGAGAGTGTATGCATTCTTTGTGTTGGAAGGGCTGAAAAGACTTTGGAAACCCTGCATTCTTTGTTGAAAGAGAATGATCTCACTGCACAAAATCTTGCTTTGAGAGCCAATGATCATAACAAATTCTTTTTGGATCTAGACATTTAA
- a CDS encoding aromatic amino acid transaminase — translation MNFFSELPSFPPDAIFGLDSAFKEDPREEKIDLLIGVYVHPTKRFGGCSAIKKAMTLITEEETNKLYLPIEGFSGYIDEMRKMVFGSNDGMTSIFSCQSLGGTGALHLAAILFATAPEVNKHVYISEQSWGNHERIFSNLGLGVSKYPYYDPDQQCLKINEFFQFLKGVPEKSVILFQCCCHNPTGTDFSKSQWEEIAQIVKTKSLFPIIDMAYQGFGDGLESDRFPVELFVNREIPVAVAACSSKNFCLYGERVGMFAIYCLTEDSVKKVSSLMKEKIRGEYSNPPRHGALIVNTIMKNPYLRQEWRDELEEMRSAMNEKRKFFVEKLSAECKGAFDYILNQKGFFGYPAFSKEQVDFLREQYAIYTAPGGRFNLNGITEKNVAKIVKGFAEAYAQHRIS, via the coding sequence ATGAATTTTTTTAGTGAGCTACCGTCTTTCCCACCAGATGCTATTTTTGGCTTGGATTCAGCTTTTAAAGAAGACCCTAGAGAAGAAAAAATAGACCTTCTTATAGGAGTGTATGTCCATCCTACAAAGCGTTTTGGGGGTTGCTCAGCTATTAAAAAAGCGATGACTTTGATAACAGAAGAAGAAACCAATAAATTGTATCTACCAATAGAAGGTTTTTCGGGATACATCGATGAGATGCGAAAGATGGTCTTTGGCTCTAACGATGGGATGACATCCATCTTTTCTTGTCAATCTCTGGGGGGGACTGGAGCTCTGCATTTAGCTGCAATATTGTTTGCAACGGCACCAGAGGTAAACAAACACGTTTATATTTCAGAACAAAGTTGGGGAAATCATGAAAGAATTTTCTCCAATTTAGGATTAGGAGTTTCTAAATATCCTTATTATGATCCCGACCAGCAGTGTTTGAAAATAAACGAATTCTTTCAATTCTTAAAAGGTGTTCCAGAAAAATCTGTAATCTTATTTCAATGCTGTTGTCACAATCCAACTGGAACAGACTTTTCTAAAAGCCAATGGGAAGAAATAGCTCAGATCGTTAAGACTAAAAGTTTATTTCCAATAATAGATATGGCTTATCAGGGGTTTGGAGACGGACTAGAGTCTGATAGGTTTCCTGTGGAGCTTTTCGTTAATCGAGAAATTCCTGTTGCTGTGGCGGCTTGTTCCAGTAAGAATTTCTGTTTGTATGGTGAACGGGTGGGCATGTTCGCCATATACTGTTTGACGGAGGATAGTGTAAAGAAAGTGTCTTCATTGATGAAAGAAAAAATTCGTGGGGAATATTCTAATCCTCCAAGACACGGTGCTTTGATAGTTAACACTATCATGAAAAATCCATACTTAAGACAGGAGTGGCGAGATGAACTAGAAGAGATGCGCTCCGCTATGAATGAGAAACGAAAGTTTTTTGTGGAAAAACTGTCTGCAGAATGTAAAGGAGCTTTTGACTATATCCTTAACCAAAAAGGATTCTTCGGGTATCCCGCTTTTTCTAAAGAGCAGGTGGACTTCTTAAGAGAGCAATACGCTATTTACACGGCTCCTGGAGGTAGATTTAACCTAAATGGAATCACAGAAAAGAATGTAGCCAAGATTGTCAAGGGTTTTGCTGAGGCATATGCGCAACATCGAATTTCTTAA
- a CDS encoding UvrD-helicase domain-containing protein — protein MAENTIGFDVTSLDSPVKGKFFLDASAGTGKTFAIENIVLRLVLSGDISSLDKILVMTFTRAATEELKSRIKDTLLSAKSALKLYLDDRESSLESLPYYLSPEMHPEKVKQLYIRVRLAISTLENASIYTIHGFCRKVLDEYSPGFQIPTPPPGMTRSQSFQEVISHYLSQDLWKDILFPQQFHFIAYQHNPNKPGSIGLIEKLKSSLETKNLEPLSKEYFFERAKHYSSSLQPLIRLPRKGLRAHLEHARQNLKKDIPITEHDVEAFLDSLYSLHHLQESSNYSLEDSAPSIFLHYRVALAFLNNIKQSAQKILNCPVFSLLRTSGLLSDIILFFHEERLLATLAMDIRKHLESTFGPCLSFDDLVSTVENILCSNTEKASQIRNTIRNQYELVLIDESQDTDKAQWNIFQSLFLSEEYSGNLFIIGDPKQSIYEWRKADLSSYLNIRDSFPPNSILQMNTNYRSTPDLMQSINLFFSLRKPFLTILSEQNSSPKTLDYHHCLSGKNSLLPPLTPRKPIHFFLSETLEDAISNICQEALRLHEEHKVPFGDMAVLVSQNEHAFTFIRTSSLPTSLCKSKSIFSKTPSHTLLLLLLEILKDPCNANKVAAILSSCLFGYTSSEIQRKLESEIEFFVELSEYVKTRKLLSTFYKLMSRCGVSLLSTTTEGSLIYQEMELLCIYLEKQTPNPAQYLIYLKDLEELKEREEELLINFSSEDKETLKVTTIHSSKGLEYEVVFLLGLFSSTKKSITESIHETYVAVTRARRQVYIPINTKTKSSLFHNYIKEITSESAESFAQNLSQNHSESFSFSEKMQYQTKERNQPKGNDSSLAAPHPFSLPHIEISEVLSFSKVYENLYPYPASTNKDENIPRGRAFGILVHEILEKLDFSLFIDAKTEDKIRLALEPFIKTFTKNTPFQEHNTFIARIIAKAFSTPLSFKTNTFQLSEVDPQKIFREEDFLTKDDNNTWKGVIDLFFEHQGSYYLIDWKTTTLESYSQENLSEYVKQNNFDKQAEIYLTATKNFLKQFDIQTSPEIAFIFLKGLDQDGQGVFIP, from the coding sequence ATGGCAGAAAACACTATTGGTTTCGATGTTACGAGTTTAGACTCCCCTGTTAAAGGAAAGTTTTTTTTAGACGCTTCGGCAGGAACAGGAAAAACTTTTGCTATAGAGAACATCGTTCTTAGATTAGTTCTCTCTGGAGATATTTCTTCCTTAGATAAGATCCTTGTGATGACCTTCACTAGAGCTGCAACAGAAGAATTGAAATCTAGAATTAAAGACACATTGCTCTCTGCAAAGAGCGCCTTAAAACTCTATCTGGATGACAGAGAGTCTTCTTTAGAATCTCTGCCCTATTATCTCTCTCCAGAGATGCATCCAGAAAAAGTAAAGCAGCTTTACATTCGAGTACGCCTAGCCATATCTACTTTAGAAAATGCTTCTATTTACACAATTCACGGCTTTTGTAGAAAGGTTTTAGATGAATACTCTCCAGGGTTTCAAATTCCTACTCCTCCCCCCGGAATGACCCGTTCTCAAAGTTTCCAAGAAGTTATTTCTCATTATCTATCACAGGATTTATGGAAGGACATCTTGTTTCCTCAACAGTTTCATTTCATAGCTTACCAACACAATCCCAATAAACCTGGAAGTATTGGATTGATAGAAAAACTCAAAAGTTCTCTGGAAACAAAAAATTTAGAACCTCTCTCTAAGGAGTACTTTTTTGAACGAGCTAAACACTATTCCTCTTCGCTGCAGCCCCTTATAAGATTGCCAAGGAAAGGGTTGCGAGCTCATTTAGAGCACGCACGACAAAATTTAAAAAAAGATATTCCTATAACAGAACATGATGTGGAAGCTTTTTTAGACAGCTTGTACAGCCTTCATCATCTCCAGGAGAGCTCGAATTATTCTTTAGAAGATTCCGCTCCCTCTATATTCCTTCATTATCGAGTAGCTCTAGCATTTTTGAATAATATAAAACAGTCCGCCCAGAAAATACTAAACTGTCCTGTGTTTTCTCTTTTGAGAACTTCCGGGTTGCTTTCCGATATAATACTTTTTTTCCATGAAGAAAGACTTCTTGCTACTCTAGCTATGGATATTAGAAAACATCTAGAATCTACTTTTGGTCCCTGTCTATCCTTTGATGACCTTGTCTCTACAGTGGAAAATATCCTATGCAGTAATACGGAAAAAGCTTCTCAAATTCGAAATACTATTCGAAATCAGTATGAGTTAGTATTGATAGATGAATCACAGGATACTGATAAGGCACAATGGAATATTTTTCAGTCTTTATTCCTTAGTGAAGAGTATTCTGGAAATCTTTTCATTATAGGAGATCCTAAGCAATCCATATATGAATGGAGAAAAGCCGACCTATCCTCTTACTTAAACATCAGAGATTCTTTCCCACCAAACAGTATTCTGCAAATGAATACGAACTATAGATCTACGCCAGATCTTATGCAGTCCATCAACCTTTTTTTCTCTTTAAGAAAACCTTTTTTAACAATCCTTTCAGAACAAAACTCTTCACCCAAGACACTTGATTATCACCATTGTCTATCGGGGAAAAATTCTCTTCTTCCGCCTCTGACACCAAGAAAACCCATCCATTTTTTTCTTTCAGAAACTCTTGAGGACGCAATTTCCAATATTTGTCAGGAAGCCCTCCGTCTCCATGAGGAGCATAAAGTTCCTTTTGGAGATATGGCTGTACTAGTATCCCAAAATGAGCACGCTTTCACATTTATTCGAACATCATCATTGCCAACTTCTCTATGTAAATCGAAATCTATTTTTTCTAAAACGCCTTCTCATACTTTATTACTCTTGCTTTTAGAAATTCTTAAGGACCCTTGCAATGCCAATAAAGTGGCAGCCATTCTTTCCAGTTGTTTATTTGGTTACACCTCTTCTGAAATCCAAAGAAAACTAGAAAGTGAAATTGAATTTTTTGTCGAACTATCCGAATACGTAAAAACAAGAAAACTACTTTCTACCTTCTACAAATTAATGAGTCGCTGTGGAGTTTCTCTTCTTTCCACTACTACCGAGGGTTCTTTAATTTATCAAGAAATGGAGCTTCTCTGTATTTACCTGGAAAAGCAAACGCCCAATCCAGCTCAGTATCTTATCTATTTAAAAGATCTTGAAGAATTAAAAGAACGAGAAGAAGAATTGCTAATAAATTTCTCTTCTGAGGACAAAGAAACATTAAAAGTCACTACTATCCACAGCTCTAAAGGATTAGAATACGAAGTGGTTTTCCTTTTGGGCCTCTTTTCATCAACAAAAAAATCTATAACGGAATCTATTCACGAAACTTATGTTGCTGTGACCCGAGCAAGAAGACAAGTATACATTCCCATCAATACAAAGACAAAATCTTCTCTATTTCACAATTATATAAAAGAAATCACCTCAGAATCAGCAGAAAGTTTTGCACAAAACCTATCCCAAAATCATTCTGAGTCTTTTTCTTTTTCTGAAAAAATGCAATATCAGACAAAAGAACGAAACCAACCCAAGGGAAACGACTCTTCACTAGCAGCCCCTCACCCATTTTCTCTTCCCCATATTGAAATTTCAGAAGTTTTATCTTTCTCGAAAGTATACGAAAATCTTTATCCCTACCCCGCCTCTACAAACAAAGATGAAAACATTCCAAGGGGACGCGCTTTTGGAATACTCGTTCATGAAATTTTAGAGAAACTAGACTTCTCTCTCTTTATCGACGCAAAAACTGAAGACAAAATACGTCTTGCCTTAGAACCTTTCATCAAAACTTTTACTAAAAATACTCCATTCCAAGAGCACAATACCTTTATAGCCCGAATCATTGCTAAAGCTTTTTCTACTCCTCTTAGTTTTAAAACTAATACGTTCCAACTAAGCGAGGTTGACCCACAAAAAATTTTTAGAGAAGAAGATTTTCTAACTAAAGATGACAATAACACTTGGAAAGGCGTTATAGACCTATTTTTTGAACACCAAGGTTCTTATTACCTCATAGATTGGAAGACAACAACTTTAGAAAGTTATTCTCAAGAGAACCTTTCTGAATACGTAAAACAAAACAACTTTGACAAACAAGCGGAGATCTATCTTACAGCTACAAAAAACTTTCTAAAACAATTTGACATCCAAACAAGCCCCGAGATAGCCTTTATTTTCCTCAAAGGACTTGATCAAGATGGTCAAGGAGTTTTTATTCCTTAA
- a CDS encoding exodeoxyribonuclease V subunit gamma, with translation MSHKENNVFFSNSLHHLLAKLSIDLFSTKQTPFSRRRILVPTIEICNWVQNELLSASPNHTVLGSRFLTSPEAFIKFLYTEFCQKNSEFPDFPTLPLWLHEKIRENTENPIFTDFFQQLKSKIPFNFTLSLAQAFRKYYLNHQPIGGANNYYQLFFEKVCSHFVSPTNIMQEIRTQGRLKDSNLSLFVFTLSGLPLHMLSFLSEISAQIPVYFYVLLPTKEYFGDMISDNFIDKYLERHIEKASTKALSSWENYVFSNRNSLLANLSFSCRSALNFFVDKNFSSTEHFFPPKEDSSFELLKSDIFQLKESSKKEFSQKASSITISKAPSLVREVQAVFCKISTLILSGTSLKDIRILCKKIKDYAPIIRSIFSPHIPLSIRGVISSSGERLQNKIRIISSLILSRGSLPNLHKLFSHPDMRRVDYKEDLETQLSTIDKIFYQIPISERKKGSHLNSLADAIIDNYPFSETTGKAVCPELLGEMALTLYRLHSLVEENLLEKEASIQDFTEKIFSLMEDIFLLENEEQFLVDKLKKNLASYKDLSCSLFFFFDFCLHFVECFHQEPALHQGKLLVGPIQTLASIPSTHTFVLGASSSQTSKEEDSFSLDLIKLDEDSNNNDDKNSLFLEIITSTKESLHISFSSSGECPEAPLPAVEWIAEASHTPMQTIPTQPFSKENFKERLPLHSSMTYHFELAKAFYSPRKQADIFINYDPPVSYPQEEKIISLSIADIVSTLQNPLNAFLTKKAKFSPSIFSTITSPLLYTTSYKDLLKIWTNYIRGNTENASLSHKYISERLRSELTSQSKHLVSFLQKLQAAKQSALSSVRFSSSLFQENFQGRNAPEFEILWNEYKIKLRGTIHGVSASGLSILSPAMSSGYKKAFPLSIFSENHPYLHHRIEAKLYMALLSLTKMISPDAKVIQEVFCLPNEIFTENHSQQNLDPGEYLRTVLKTYFAVLEVPFPLFRTLDQVHQMKWLSMSKGDWNKFCCSTNQPKDFSPSFWVTQNRALSSEEFEERTRDIFDLYTKLL, from the coding sequence ATGTCTCACAAAGAAAATAATGTTTTTTTTAGTAACTCTCTCCATCACCTGTTAGCGAAGCTTTCTATAGACTTATTCTCTACAAAGCAAACCCCATTTTCCAGAAGACGGATTCTCGTACCGACTATAGAAATCTGTAATTGGGTTCAAAACGAACTTCTTTCTGCATCCCCGAATCACACCGTTTTAGGCTCCAGATTTCTGACTTCTCCCGAAGCTTTTATCAAATTCCTGTACACGGAGTTCTGCCAAAAAAACTCCGAATTCCCTGATTTTCCCACACTCCCCCTATGGCTGCATGAGAAAATCAGAGAAAACACAGAAAACCCTATCTTTACAGACTTTTTTCAACAGCTAAAAAGCAAAATACCCTTTAACTTTACACTCTCTCTAGCCCAGGCCTTTAGAAAGTACTACTTAAACCACCAGCCCATAGGAGGCGCTAACAATTATTACCAATTGTTTTTTGAAAAAGTCTGCTCCCATTTTGTAAGCCCCACCAATATTATGCAAGAAATTCGGACGCAAGGCCGCCTGAAAGACAGCAACCTATCTCTTTTTGTTTTTACCCTTTCTGGCCTCCCTCTGCACATGCTTTCCTTTCTGTCAGAAATTTCTGCTCAAATCCCGGTATATTTCTACGTTTTGTTGCCCACTAAAGAATATTTTGGAGACATGATTTCTGATAACTTCATAGATAAATATTTAGAACGCCATATAGAAAAAGCCTCAACAAAGGCTCTTTCATCATGGGAAAACTATGTTTTCAGCAATAGAAATTCCCTTTTAGCCAACCTCTCCTTCTCCTGCAGATCTGCTTTAAATTTCTTCGTAGATAAAAATTTTTCATCAACAGAGCATTTTTTCCCGCCTAAGGAAGACTCTTCTTTTGAATTATTAAAAAGCGACATCTTTCAGCTAAAAGAAAGCTCTAAAAAAGAATTCTCTCAAAAAGCTTCTAGCATCACTATAAGCAAAGCCCCATCTCTAGTAAGAGAGGTACAAGCAGTTTTTTGTAAAATTTCTACTCTTATTCTTTCTGGAACCTCCTTAAAAGACATTCGAATTCTTTGTAAAAAGATCAAAGATTATGCTCCTATTATTCGCTCTATTTTTTCCCCGCACATTCCGTTGTCTATTAGAGGTGTAATTTCCTCCTCAGGGGAACGCTTGCAAAATAAAATTCGTATAATTTCTTCCCTGATCCTATCTAGAGGAAGTTTACCAAATCTACACAAGCTATTCTCCCATCCAGATATGCGGAGAGTTGACTATAAAGAAGATCTCGAAACTCAATTATCAACTATAGACAAGATTTTTTACCAAATCCCGATATCCGAAAGGAAAAAAGGATCTCATCTAAATTCTTTGGCAGATGCTATTATCGATAACTACCCCTTTTCAGAAACAACTGGTAAAGCTGTCTGTCCAGAACTTTTGGGAGAAATGGCTTTAACCTTGTACCGATTACATAGCCTTGTAGAAGAGAATCTTTTAGAGAAAGAAGCATCTATACAAGATTTTACTGAAAAGATTTTTTCTTTGATGGAAGATATCTTCCTTTTAGAAAATGAGGAACAATTCCTCGTTGACAAACTTAAAAAAAATTTAGCCTCCTACAAAGACCTTTCTTGTTCCTTGTTTTTCTTTTTTGACTTTTGTCTCCACTTTGTAGAATGTTTCCATCAAGAACCAGCCTTACATCAAGGAAAGCTTCTAGTCGGTCCCATCCAAACTTTAGCTTCCATTCCATCTACGCATACTTTTGTATTAGGAGCCTCCTCCTCACAAACTTCTAAAGAAGAGGATTCGTTTTCATTAGACCTAATAAAGTTAGACGAAGATAGCAACAATAACGACGATAAGAACAGCTTATTCTTAGAAATAATAACCTCAACAAAGGAAAGCTTACACATTAGTTTTTCCTCATCAGGAGAATGTCCCGAAGCACCTCTTCCGGCTGTTGAATGGATTGCGGAAGCTTCCCACACTCCTATGCAGACCATCCCAACCCAACCGTTTTCAAAAGAAAACTTTAAAGAGAGGCTCCCATTACACTCTTCCATGACCTATCATTTTGAGTTAGCAAAAGCCTTTTACTCTCCTAGAAAACAAGCCGATATTTTCATCAACTACGACCCACCAGTCTCTTATCCACAAGAAGAAAAAATCATTTCTCTATCTATTGCAGACATCGTTTCTACTCTTCAAAATCCTTTAAATGCGTTTTTAACAAAAAAAGCAAAGTTCTCCCCCTCTATTTTCTCTACCATCACTTCTCCCCTTTTATACACAACATCATACAAAGATCTTTTGAAAATATGGACAAACTACATTCGAGGAAACACAGAAAACGCTTCACTATCTCACAAGTATATTTCGGAACGGTTACGATCTGAGCTTACATCTCAGTCTAAACACTTAGTATCTTTCTTACAAAAATTACAAGCGGCCAAACAATCTGCATTATCTTCTGTTCGCTTTTCCTCTTCACTATTTCAAGAAAATTTTCAGGGAAGGAATGCGCCTGAATTCGAAATATTATGGAATGAGTATAAAATTAAACTTCGGGGAACCATTCATGGAGTTAGTGCTTCTGGCCTCAGCATTCTTTCTCCAGCCATGAGTTCTGGTTATAAGAAAGCTTTTCCTTTGTCTATTTTTTCCGAAAACCATCCATATCTCCATCATAGGATAGAAGCTAAGTTGTACATGGCTTTGCTTTCTTTAACAAAAATGATTTCACCTGACGCGAAGGTTATTCAAGAGGTTTTTTGTCTTCCAAACGAAATTTTTACAGAAAATCATTCCCAACAAAATCTTGATCCGGGAGAATATTTGCGCACAGTTTTAAAAACTTACTTTGCTGTCTTAGAAGTGCCCTTTCCTTTGTTTCGTACTTTGGATCAGGTTCACCAGATGAAATGGCTCAGTATGTCTAAAGGAGATTGGAATAAGTTTTGTTGTTCCACAAATCAACCCAAAGATTTTTCTCCTTCATTTTGGGTTACACAAAATAGGGCGCTTTCATCAGAGGAGTTTGAGGAGAGAACAAGAGACATTTTCGATTTATATACAAAATTACTTTGA